The sequence below is a genomic window from Fluoribacter dumoffii NY 23.
GTTCATTACCGTCCATAGAAAACGCCTACTTGGAATAATAAGCCAAAAGCATTAACTTATCACAAGAGCAAACAAAAATCGTCAAAGAGTTGTCTTCCTCTTATTCAGGAATATGAGAAGGGGTCTTGTGATTTTTGCTAAATAATAGTATATGAAGTGAGCTTAAGTTCCTTAAAATTAAAGACTTGCTATTCAACACTCCTTTAAAAGGATACCTTTGAAATCCTTAAGAGGAAGAATCTGTAATACAAAGGAAGCTGCAGATGCACAATCCCAATCAACAAAATCAAAATCCTTTTGATAAACTTGCCAGTGAAATGGTTTTAGAAATTTTTAATACGTGTAATAAAAATCAGAGGTCTATTCTTACACCCAAAGATATGACTTCTGTCGCATTAAGTTGCAAACGTTTTAATTCACTGAGCGGAAATGCCAATTGTATTTTTTCCCCTCATAAATATAAAAAGGTAAGAAAGAAGGCCTCGGATTATCACGCTTATAAAGAAAAAAAAATAAATCAATTACGAAATGAACAAAAATTGCAACATGAAAAAAATGCCTCATTTTTTTGGAATAAAACTATTAGAAACGTTGTTGCTTGCGGCATGGGTGTACTCTTGGCATCAATTTTGGCATTTAAATTGGACATGTATTACAGTAATTTTCTCCTAACCTCATTCTTTTTCTCATTAATAGCTCTGCTTGTTAAAGAATTTCTTGAAGATTATTCAAAAGGACCTTTGGACAGGTCCAGAGTGAGGAAGATTCCTCACCAGTTTTTTGAGGACGAAATAGCATTTCAGGAAGTTTCTTTGAACTTATAATCGCTCACCCCTTTTGACGGTGAGATGGCATTTGCTGCAATGACTCTTAGCATTGAGAAAAAATTTTTGGATGGACCAGATTTAAAAAATCTTTATTTTTGACTTTTAGTAATTGATTGTGATTCCCTGCATTAAAGACCAACCATTCCTGATGCGCAAGACTGTCATCAAGATAGACATCCATACTATAGAGCTCCCCGAGAAGGGGTATAGCGCCGATTTCACAGTCAATAAACTGGTTTTGAAATTCCCATTCTTGTGGAATTTCAATGTGTTTTGCATGGGTTTTTTGTTTAAAATGTTCCAAATTCAGCCGTATATTTGCAGGAATTGCCACAAGAACAAATTTCCCATCCCGTTTGACAACTACTGATTTGGCAAAATGGTCTCCTTTAATATGGGCACCCTGGGCACATTGGGAAGCAGTATATGCTCTGGGGTGGCTGATTGTTTTATATGGAATGTTATGACTTTTCATGTAGTTTTTAATGGATGAGCTTAACATGGAAATGCTCCTTTCAATGGCCTATTAATAAATTATAGATCAGCGTGCAGAGCACAAGCACAATGAATGTTTAATGCAAGTTAGGATGAATTTTATTGAACATCTGGAGTTTCTCTATTGTTTTTTTAGAGTAGAAAATACTCAACTAAAAAAATACTCAAATACAAACGGAAAAAAAATTAAAAAAAGGCCCAGGATTAAATAAAACAGAAATTGATCCTGAATACGTCTTTGCTCTTCTTCTCTTGGGCGCAACATATAAAAAGCAACGAACAGAAGAACAACTCCAATGGTTATACTTAAAATTTCCACATAAATAAAAACTGAGGCAAAGAAAGGTGAAGGTGTTTGGACCACCTCTGTTTTTACTGGAATATTTTCAACTACAGCGGCATATAAATTCATTTTAGAGTTAAGTCCTTTTCTTTAATCCTTACCCAAAAGGACCATTTTTTCAAGGTATTAGCTTTAATTAAAGCGATAAAAGGTTTAAATATGGCCATAATTGTTGTTATCTTATCTATATGAATTTAAAATAGCCATTTTGTAAATTAATATCAATCCTAGAATTATGAAAATATACTTAGTAGGTGGCGCAGTACGTGATAAATTGCTAGGCATCCACCCAAAAGACAACGATTGGGTTGTTGTTGGAGGAACTCAAGAGGAAATGATAAAACAGGGTTTCAAGCCTATTCTCACTAGCGAACATGCAAAAGATATTCCTGTTTTCTTACATCCAGAAACCAAAGAAGAGCATGCACTGGCACGAAGTGAACAACGAATAGGACAGGGCCATACTGGATTTGTGTTCGATATTTCTCCTACGATTACGATAACGGAGGATTTAAAAAGACGAGATTTAACCATTAATGCCATAGCTTTACCTCTGGAAGATGGAAAACTGGGGGAATTAATTGATCCTTTTAATGGCAAAACGGATTTGGATAAAAAGATATTACGACATATAACCCCTGCATTTGTTGAAGATCCTCTTCGTTTAATTCGTACAGCCCGTTTTGCTGCTTGTTTAGGATTTCAAATAGCAGAGGAAACAATGACGCTAATGGAGCAAATGGTTGCGGACAAGAAACTCAATGAGCTCAGTATGGAGCGGATATGGAAGGAATTTGAGCGTGCACTTATGGGCGCTTACCCAGAGAATTTTTTTGCTGCACTTAATAAATGCGGGGCAGATTCAGCTTTATACCCCTTTATTAAATTCCCAGGGTTTGCTATTGAGGCCCTCCAACGGTCTGCAGATCATAAAGATCCCGCTCCTGTACGTTTTGCTGTGTTGATGCACGGCCTGACCAAAGAAGAAATACTCAAGTTCTGCAAGCAATTTAATGTACCCAACCCATACCGTGATTTGGCATTACTAACCAACAGATATTTGCTTCAATTCAAACAAGCTCCCGAACTTGATGCGGAAAAGCTACTGGATTTATTAACAAATATTGGGGCTTTTTACAGTAAAGAACGCTTGAATGAGTGTTTGCACCTATTTGAACTTTGTATCCAGGAGCCATCCTTCGTAGAAAGGATTCAGCAAGCCTATCAGG
It includes:
- a CDS encoding aminoacyl-tRNA deacylase, whose product is MLSSSIKNYMKSHNIPYKTISHPRAYTASQCAQGAHIKGDHFAKSVVVKRDGKFVLVAIPANIRLNLEHFKQKTHAKHIEIPQEWEFQNQFIDCEIGAIPLLGELYSMDVYLDDSLAHQEWLVFNAGNHNQLLKVKNKDFLNLVHPKIFSQC
- a CDS encoding non-structural protein NS4A, with translation MNLYAAVVENIPVKTEVVQTPSPFFASVFIYVEILSITIGVVLLFVAFYMLRPREEEQRRIQDQFLFYLILGLFLIFFPFVFEYFFS
- a CDS encoding tRNA nucleotidyltransferase, giving the protein MKIYLVGGAVRDKLLGIHPKDNDWVVVGGTQEEMIKQGFKPILTSEHAKDIPVFLHPETKEEHALARSEQRIGQGHTGFVFDISPTITITEDLKRRDLTINAIALPLEDGKLGELIDPFNGKTDLDKKILRHITPAFVEDPLRLIRTARFAACLGFQIAEETMTLMEQMVADKKLNELSMERIWKEFERALMGAYPENFFAALNKCGADSALYPFIKFPGFAIEALQRSADHKDPAPVRFAVLMHGLTKEEILKFCKQFNVPNPYRDLALLTNRYLLQFKQAPELDAEKLLDLLTNIGAFYSKERLNECLHLFELCIQEPSFVERIQQAYQAAKTINTKEFALHYTGHEISIRIKMARIAAIEKSINDKGFTVTCHNS